Proteins from a genomic interval of Pseudophryne corroboree isolate aPseCor3 chromosome 4, aPseCor3.hap2, whole genome shotgun sequence:
- the LOC134910888 gene encoding paraneoplastic antigen Ma2-like produces MENITGKDIFLWSQQKGKDPRKCIAVVGNFSAFADADVISQIGTLFGVIQPQVIDKWRGELGVVCAILIENKNELDPNLIPAMMMADRDTGRRWSIIMPAVSEGDDRITEASAGDINVEQRENSGNSAEGVEDNNTPVNTNEEKLGTQFETIVDRVVTQLERWHYEGSYRRLRVFSGMQPVPQGEETYEVWKEAAVQQTEEWQCPDHIKCQRVVESLLGPAMGVIQAARRSNPKATLETYFEALDYAYGTLEDVGDLISRLHHTFQETGEKLSTYLFRLDRLLYKIIEKGGMKKTEVDENRVKQLLRGALTKDPIAQKLRCSEISKTPPTFNELMKEIKMEETMIDMRERTVKKVKVVCPIVESNTLEERICKMIEEQNKKIDQFISSQSRSNAPQSNTKITYPPLRGMGRGYRYRQRGCFTCGDLGHRAAECSQSLENQTNTDQVTERGNGRGRPVTPALAP; encoded by the coding sequence ATGGAAAATATAACAGGAAAAGATATTTTCCTTTGGAGTCAACAGAAAGGGAAAGACCCTCGTAAATGTATAGCTGTAGTGGGAAACTTCTCAGCTTTCGCTGATGCAGATGTTATTTCCCAAATAGGTACTCTATTTGGTGTAATACAACCCCAAGTGATTGATAAATGGAGAGGGGAATTGGGAGTGGTATGCGCCATTTTAATAGAGAATAAAAATGAATTAGACCCTAATTTGATTCCTGCAATGATGATGGCAGATAGAGATACTGGTAGACGTTGGAGCATTATTATGCCTGCAGTAAGTGAGGGTGATGATAGAATCACAGAAGCATCTGCAGGAGATATTAATGTAGAACAAAGAGAGAATAGTGGGAATAGTGCTGAGGGAGTAGAAGATAATAATACTCCAGTAAATACAAATGAGGAAAAATTAGGAACCCAATTTGAGACTATAGTGGACAGAGTTGTCACGCAGTTAGAACGTTGGCACTATGAAGGAAGTTACCGTAGATTAAGAGTGTTTTCAGGGATGCAGCCTGTACCTCAAGGGGAGGAAACATATGAGGTATGGAAAGAAGCTGCCGTTCAGCAAACGGAAGAGTGGCAATGTCCCGATCACATAAAATGTCAGAGAGTGGTAGAAAGTTTGCTGGGCCCAGCAATGGGAGTAATCCAAGCAGCAAGGAGAAGTAATCCGAAAGCCACCCTTGAAACGTACTTTGAGGCATTAGATTATGCATATGGAACATTAGAGGATGTAGGGGACTTAATATCCAGGTTACACCATACATTTCAAGAGACCGGAGAGAAGTTAAGTACGTATCTGTTCCGGTTAGACAGATTGTTATATAAGATAATAGAAAAAGGGGGAATGAAGAAAACAGAAGTAGATGAGAACAGGGTGAAACAGTTATTGAGAGGGGCATTAACTAAAGATCCGATTGCACAAAAGTTGAGGTGCTCAGAGATAAGTAAAACCCCTCCAACTTTCAATGAATTAATGAAAGAAATTAAAATGGAGGAAACAATGATTGATATGCGGGAACGCACAGTCAAGAAAGTAAAAGTAGTATGTCCCATTGTGGAGAGTAATACATTAGAGGAGAGAATTTGTAAAATGATTGAAGAACAGAATAAAAAGATAGACCAATTCATATCTTCACAGAGTAGATCAAATGCACCTCAAAGTAatactaaaataacatatcctCCATTGCGAGGTATGGGAAGGGGGTATAGATATAGACAAAGAGGCTGTTTTACATGTGGAGACTTAGGACACAGAGCTGCAGAATGTAGTCAAAGTCTAGAAAACCAAACAAATACTGATCAGGTCACGGAAAGGGGAAACGGAAGAGGGCGGCCTGTGACCCCCGCACTGGCCCCCTAG